The DNA segment TTGAGCAAATATCGTTTCTTGTTCAACCTGTGCATCATCTATGAACGTGTCGAAGTTTTCTTCGAGGGTTTTACGTTTTTCATCTATGACAGCAAACTCATCCGCGTCTTTTTGATCTTCCCATTGTGTTAGCATGCCAAGAGCCATTCCAACAGGGAGATACGCTATGATGATGCTAATGGGATTATGAAGAATCTTGCTCATAAGGGTTGGCATTGCTTGAGTAGCTACATCTCGAATTATTGTTCTTTGGAGAGCTTTTTCAACCCAGCTTGTTCCCATATGTTCAAGTGCAGCTTCTACCGATGTTCGCATCTCGGCAATTGCTGCGGATCTGGCAAGTTGTTTTGCTGCTACTTTCTCCGCGACTTCCTTTGCGGCTTCTCGCGCGGCAGCGTATGCCGCCTTTAGTACGGTTCTTCTGATAGCAAGTTCTCCTACAAATGCAGCAATTTTCCCCGCGGCTTCAACCAGAATTGCTCCTATACCCTGTACAATCACGATCTCATTGCGTGGTGCGATAGGCGTTTCTGGAATGGTATAGTGATAAACAAAAAACGATGTTCCAAGGACTACGGTGAGGGATGCAGCTAGTACTTTTTTCTTCATCTATGTTCCTAACTACTCATACGTAAGATAATGCCTTCAGTTTCCGGCTTGAGAATATTGAGGCCGATCAGTGCGGTGAAATCTCCAAGACATCCACGGGTTACCTTAATAATGTCGTCAGGAGAGTTGAGCCATGTAGGCTGTCTTAATAACTCTTGTTCGAAGATTGCATTTCCAGAAGGCATGTTAACAAATAAAGCTTGTGCTCCTCCTTGACTACTTATTTCATTTCCTTGACTGTCCTTAAAGAAGGCAACCCTAAATGGCAGTTCGGCATTTGTTGCTGCATTCCGTGCATGTGTTCCTTGAACAGCAGCGGTGACGTATTGTACGGGCCAGTCTATGAGTTGAGATGTTGTAGGAATATTTTCAATAAGCAGAGGAATGACTCGTACGGCACGGATAGTTCCTTGTGATGGAAAGAAAAATTGAGGTACAATTGGTTTATTTTGTTCTTGATACGATTTGACTAATGTTCTCATGGATGTCATATCGCGTACTAGTTCATTTTCTCCAAGATATGCTTGCGCTGTCGGTTTTTGTAAAATGAGATTGGTGTAGGTTCTAAAGAGGTTGAAGTAAGTGCCAAAGATTTGTTTATAAGCCGCCTGTTTATTTTTAACTGCTTCTCGTGTTGGAGCATCTAAGTTAAGGCCCGTTTCCATAGTAGCATCGTCGATTGTAAGAAGTGTCAGGTTCACATTTGTGTCATTGTGAAGGATGGTTTTGCCTGTAAAAGCCGCGATCGATTTTGGAAGAGCTGAAAAGAGCGCTTGAGAAAATTTATATGACTGTGCATCAACAATGTTAATTAAGTGCTCAACAATAAGAAATTTTTCGTTGAATGCGTATTGTTGTTCATAGGTAACGAATGTATCAAGAGTATCAATTTTGGTGAGGATAAAAGTTGCAAGTATTTTTTTTAGATGACTGTATAGTTGGCGCAAAACAGTTGTATACATCTGCTTTAGATACACATAAAAAATTGGATCTTGAGCAACACTTGTTTGCAGTGATGAGAATGATGATGCAAGCGAGCCGTTATTTGGGAAAAATTGTGATGCGGACGGGTAATTATTTTGAAACAGGTTTGGAATATCTGAAATGCAAAATCCACCCCCAATGGCCATCATACCAAACTGGGCGGCAAATGGAGTATTGTATCGGTTATCGTCATTTTTCTTTTCTAAGGTTCCATCGGGACGTGCAAGTGCATTCAGTAGTTGAGCATCAGTGAATGCTCGCGTTGTGCTGCCCGCCTGCTCTTCTTGTTGATCAGTTGGAGTAATGTCATTTGTATCAATGTCGTCCATCGATGGACCGTCATCGAGTGCTTGTATTAGGGCACCGTGCAATGCACAGTAGGCAAGCACGAAAATCCATCGCTTCATGTATATCTCTCCTTATGCGGAAGAAAAATCACACATAGGGTAGCCAATGATCTTTTTAAGAATCAATAGCTGTGTAAATTTACCTCTCCTTCAAAAAATATTATAGTTGCCTCAACATATCAGGAGACATCATAGATGTGGAGTATTCATGGTTAATAGATTCAGATTAGTTTTCATGATGGGTGGATTACTTCTTACAGGATGGGTTGGATATCGTACGTATCATTATTTTTTTGATGATACCACGCCTGCGGTGATCCTCGATGGAATAGATGCAGAAAAATATTGCGCCGGCAATCTACAATGTATTGTTAAGGGTTCAGACAGCTATAATGTTGCTAATCTTTCTATATGGTTAGATGATGTTCCATTGGTAACTAAGTTTCGTATTAATAAAAAAGCATTTGAGCACCCATTTACCATTAATACACATGCACTCAATAATGGAGTTCATAGATTGCGGGTTGAAGCAGTAAACGGAACGTACCGTCACAATCGGAGCGTTCATGATTATTCCTTTAGTGTTGATAATCAACCTCTCCAGGCAGCGTTTGTTCGTCCCGAATCGGACCTAAAGGTATTTCAGGGAAGAACGCTTCATCTTCAATTTCAAGTCAACAAGCCTATTAAAGATGCTCGCGTGAAGCTCCTTGCTCAAGAGTTCAAGTGTTATCCCGAATCACAGGGCTCTTCAATCTACGAGGCCTTCATTCCTATTGATTGTGAAGAGCAGCCTAATGAATACTTACTTGCCCTTGAGATTGAGGATCATGTTGGTAACTCGCAGACGCTGGAAAACAAATTTCAAGTGCTCATGTTTCCATTTAAAAAGCATACCGTTCGCGTTGACTCAGGCAAGGTTCAGCAGGAGGAAAAGTTAGGTAAGGATGATAAAGAACTTCGTGAACTGATTGCACAATGCTGCTCGCAGTCACCACAAGAAAAACTGTGGCGAGGTGCGTTTATTACACCGCTTGAGATGACAACACAGACAGCAGATTTTGGCTCGATTCGCACTACAGTTGAAAAGGGTCGGTACATGCATAAGGCTGTCGACATCATTGGCCAACCTAAAACGGTGGTTTGGGCATCGCAAGATGGTATTGTTATTGCCAAAGATCGTTTCGTTCAATCAGGTAATACCGTTGTGGTCGATCATGGATGTGGTGTAATGTCCTTATATTGTCATTTAGACAAATTTGCGACTCTTAATGTGGGTGACCACGTGAAGAAAGGTAACCCACTAGGTATTATGGGAAAGACAGGTTTTGCGACGGGTGATCATCTCCATTGGGAACTCGTTATTAACGGTATTCCGGTTGATCCGATGCAGTGGACGAAGCAAAATTTCTAAAAATTTCACACGGTTTAGATCTGATAATTCCATCTCTTAGGTATGGGGGTGGACAAAGATCTTTTTTCAAGTTAAGACTAGTTGTAAGCGATTCGGCATAAGACGGGTGTGGTTATGCAGATGTTTTTCGTACTTAGGGTTCTCAGGGAAATCACCTTCAAATTATAAGTAGGGAAGCATGTATAGCGACGGCGTTTGTGCGGGAATATTATGAGGACACATGATGAGATATCAACCCTTTCTTTTTGTTGCATTGTTAACTGGTGTTGCATGCGCTGATCGAATTATTGAGGTTGATACTAATATTGAGACAGACCTTACATTGGCGCACCAACAGCAGTCCCTGTTTCAATGTGTGTTTTCTTCTATTGTTCCAGAGGAAGAAGTGCCGAATTTTTCACCGACAGACTGGTCGTTCTTGTCAGAATATATGAGCTGTCTTTCAGAGAGCGCACTTGAAGAAGTGGTGGGTAACGCTTATGCGGAAGTAAGGGAGTTTGTTTCAGTTATTACTGAATCATATGAGGCGAAATGGAGACGCATGCTCATGCAGCAGGCGTATGCCATTATGGTGAGGTAGCGAGGATAGTAGTGATGTTATGTATTTCATATCTCAAAATAACAGAGTGTATTCATATCTCATTCGAATGTCACAGCCAGTATGGTATGTGTTAACAATCGGATGTGGTCTTCTGTTGAGCTTGGTGTGGTGGAAGAGTTGGTATGAGCCGCTTTCGTCTAAAGAGACAAGGTTCCACGGAGAATATAAAACGCTTTTACAGCAACAAGATGCCTTTGCACGTATTCAGCATGCGAATAAAAAGCTCAAAGATGAAGTTACTTCCTTAGAGGTTTCGATTACTGATTATCTTGCCCATGTGCATCCTCATGAAATTACTCTCAAAAAATTTATCGACAAAGCACTTGAAGCAGGGCTAACTTTGATTTCCTATGCCCCGAAGGAAAGTATTGCGACCAAGTGGTACATGATTCATGAAGTCGAGGCTGGGCTTATTGGTTCATATGAAAATATCGTGCGGCTTTTGCATGTTCTTTCTATTCGCCAAGATTTGCTGGTAATCAAGTCGTTTTCTATTCGTAATGATGGCGACAAGTTGTACTTGTATTGTACCATTCGTGTAAGTGAGGGGTTAGTATGAAGTATCGGATAGTCCTGGTGTGTTTCATGAGTGCAGCTATTGCTTGTAGTGATATGAAAGAGCATGTATTGCCGCTTGAGCTTGGTAATACACAGCGGGATCCGTTTGTATGGTCTACGGCTAA comes from the Candidatus Babeliales bacterium genome and includes:
- a CDS encoding M23 family metallopeptidase; this encodes MVNRFRLVFMMGGLLLTGWVGYRTYHYFFDDTTPAVILDGIDAEKYCAGNLQCIVKGSDSYNVANLSIWLDDVPLVTKFRINKKAFEHPFTINTHALNNGVHRLRVEAVNGTYRHNRSVHDYSFSVDNQPLQAAFVRPESDLKVFQGRTLHLQFQVNKPIKDARVKLLAQEFKCYPESQGSSIYEAFIPIDCEEQPNEYLLALEIEDHVGNSQTLENKFQVLMFPFKKHTVRVDSGKVQQEEKLGKDDKELRELIAQCCSQSPQEKLWRGAFITPLEMTTQTADFGSIRTTVEKGRYMHKAVDIIGQPKTVVWASQDGIVIAKDRFVQSGNTVVVDHGCGVMSLYCHLDKFATLNVGDHVKKGNPLGIMGKTGFATGDHLHWELVINGIPVDPMQWTKQNF